A single region of the Biomaibacter acetigenes genome encodes:
- a CDS encoding YlmC/YmxH family sporulation protein: MRLSELSGKEIVNLYDGARMGIIGNSDLVIDENNGKIIYLLIPNKKSQFFLLGEKNYTEVSWDSIRKIGPDIVILEMDSQGSRKMWKL; this comes from the coding sequence ATGAGATTGAGCGAATTGAGCGGGAAAGAAATTGTAAATCTTTATGACGGAGCACGTATGGGAATTATAGGAAATTCTGACCTGGTTATTGATGAAAATAACGGCAAGATAATTTATTTATTGATACCCAATAAGAAGTCTCAATTCTTTCTTTTAGGTGAAAAAAATTATACAGAGGTTTCGTGGGATTCAATAAGAAAAATAGGCCCGGACATTGTTATTCTTGAAATGGATAGCCAGGGTTCAAGGAAAATGTGGAAACTTTAA
- a CDS encoding ribonuclease J, giving the protein MSKNGQKLQIIPLGGMGEIGKNMTVIQYDKEIIVIDSGLMFPEEEMLGIDVVIPDITYLIENKENVKGIVITHGHEDHIGALPYVLQQINAPLYGTKLTLGLVDGKLKETKFKKSVPMNIVKPPATVQIGSFTVDFIRVNHSIPDAVGLAIHTPVGVVCHTGDFKLDQTPVDGRIADLHKFAELGSKGVLVLLSDSTNAEREGYTMSEKVVGTTIEEIFQKAAGRIIVATFASNIHRIQQILDSAYKFNRKVAVVGRSMVNVVNIALDLGYLSIPKGLLMELDEIARLPKERVVIITTGSQGEPMSALTRMAMSEHKKVEIVPGDTVLISATPIPGNEKFVARTIDHLFKQGANVIYEAISGVHVSGHASQEELKLMLNLIRPKFFVPVHGEYRHLIHHAQLAKQIGIPEENIFIAENGRVLEFSQDSGRMAGRVTAGKVLVDGLGVGDVGNIVLRDRKQLSQDGILIVVVTIDKETAEVVAGPDIISRGFVYVRESEELMDQARDKVRQALKKCQDEDISEWSTIKSQVRDTLGKYLFEQTRRRPMILPIIMEV; this is encoded by the coding sequence TTGTCAAAAAACGGACAAAAGCTTCAAATCATACCCCTTGGCGGTATGGGAGAAATAGGTAAAAACATGACGGTGATTCAATATGATAAAGAAATAATTGTTATAGATTCCGGATTGATGTTTCCGGAAGAAGAGATGCTGGGGATTGATGTGGTAATACCGGATATAACTTATCTTATCGAAAATAAGGAAAATGTTAAAGGTATAGTCATAACTCACGGTCATGAAGACCATATAGGGGCACTGCCCTACGTGCTTCAGCAAATCAATGCGCCATTATATGGGACAAAATTAACGCTTGGTCTGGTGGATGGCAAGCTAAAAGAGACAAAATTCAAAAAAAGTGTTCCTATGAACATTGTGAAACCACCCGCGACGGTCCAAATAGGCAGCTTTACTGTGGATTTTATCAGAGTAAATCACAGCATTCCGGACGCCGTAGGGCTTGCAATTCATACTCCTGTTGGTGTTGTATGCCATACGGGGGATTTTAAACTGGACCAGACCCCTGTAGACGGTCGGATAGCGGACCTTCACAAGTTTGCGGAGCTGGGGTCAAAGGGTGTGCTAGTGCTACTATCGGACAGCACCAATGCCGAGCGTGAAGGTTACACCATGTCAGAAAAAGTTGTGGGCACTACCATTGAGGAAATATTTCAAAAGGCAGCCGGGAGGATTATCGTAGCCACTTTTGCTTCCAATATACACAGGATACAGCAAATTTTAGATTCTGCCTATAAATTTAACAGAAAAGTGGCGGTGGTTGGCCGGAGTATGGTAAATGTCGTCAACATCGCCCTTGATCTTGGATATCTTTCAATACCTAAAGGTCTTTTGATGGAACTGGACGAAATCGCCAGACTTCCCAAAGAGCGGGTGGTAATAATAACCACCGGCAGTCAGGGCGAGCCCATGTCTGCTCTGACTCGAATGGCCATGTCAGAGCACAAAAAAGTGGAAATTGTACCAGGAGACACCGTGTTGATTTCGGCTACTCCCATCCCCGGAAATGAAAAATTTGTGGCCAGGACCATTGACCACCTTTTTAAGCAGGGCGCAAATGTCATATATGAGGCAATTTCAGGTGTTCATGTTTCTGGCCATGCCAGCCAGGAAGAGTTAAAACTAATGTTGAATCTTATAAGGCCGAAGTTTTTTGTTCCTGTCCATGGAGAATACAGGCATCTGATACATCATGCCCAGCTGGCAAAACAGATTGGTATTCCGGAAGAAAACATTTTTATTGCTGAAAACGGAAGAGTCCTGGAATTTTCCCAGGATTCCGGGAGAATGGCAGGGAGAGTTACCGCCGGTAAGGTCCTGGTGGATGGTCTGGGTGTTGGAGATGTGGGCAATATAGTACTAAGAGACCGCAAGCAACTTTCCCAGGATGGTATTTTAATCGTGGTGGTAACCATAGATAAAGAAACTGCCGAAGTGGTGGCTGGTCCTGATATTATCTCAAGAGGATTTGTATATGTCAGGGAATCTGAAGAATTAATGGATCAAGCCCGGGATAAAGTTAGACAGGCTCTAAAAAAATGCCAGGATGAAGATATAAGCGAGTGGTCTACCATTAAGTCCCAGGTCAGAGATACATTGGGTAAATATCTTTTTGAACAAACCAGGAGGAGACCTATGATATTGCCGATTATTATGGAAGTATGA
- a CDS encoding ClpP family protease, with the protein MISYKSIFNASNETQTPQIQVPPLPEKAPTESINTIQQLGQLEVPKSESNIHCITIVGQIEGHIVLPPQNKTTKYEHIIPQLVAIEQNPKVEGLLIILNTVGGDVEAGLAIAEMIVSMTKPTVSLVLGGGHSIGVPIAVASDYSFIAETATMTIHPIRLTGLVIGVPQTYEYLDKMQDRVIKFVVEHSKINESTFRELMFSTGKLARDIGTILVGSDAVECGLIDEVGGIGKAVNKLEELIKEKKQKG; encoded by the coding sequence ATGATTTCGTATAAAAGTATATTCAATGCTTCAAACGAAACTCAAACACCGCAAATTCAGGTGCCGCCTTTACCTGAAAAAGCTCCAACGGAATCTATAAATACTATTCAACAGTTAGGACAACTGGAAGTACCCAAATCGGAAAGCAATATTCACTGTATTACCATAGTCGGGCAAATTGAAGGGCATATAGTTTTACCGCCGCAAAACAAAACTACCAAATATGAACATATAATCCCTCAACTGGTTGCCATAGAGCAAAATCCAAAAGTGGAGGGATTGCTTATAATACTAAATACCGTGGGCGGGGATGTAGAGGCAGGCCTGGCCATAGCGGAAATGATTGTGAGTATGACCAAACCCACCGTTTCACTGGTGCTGGGTGGAGGCCACAGTATTGGAGTTCCTATTGCGGTGGCCAGCGACTATTCCTTTATAGCCGAGACGGCTACCATGACCATTCATCCCATCAGGCTTACAGGGCTCGTAATAGGAGTGCCGCAAACCTACGAGTATCTGGATAAAATGCAGGATAGAGTTATAAAATTTGTAGTGGAACACTCCAAAATTAATGAGTCTACTTTTAGGGAACTAATGTTCAGTACGGGCAAACTGGCCCGGGATATAGGCACAATTCTGGTGGGATCCGATGCCGTGGAGTGCGGCCTTATAGATGAAGTGGGAGGTATAGGCAAGGCAGTTAATAAACTTGAGGAGCTAATAAAAGAAAAAAAGCAGAAAGGGTAA
- a CDS encoding YlzJ-like family protein, translating into MLLYTAMPLELVLDGIDRKYNFKEIDVDGIKLIIEPIDINHGKIVRLISTNPQDYLNSELSPGKIIEFKM; encoded by the coding sequence ATGCTATTGTACACAGCAATGCCCCTGGAATTGGTTTTAGATGGAATCGACAGGAAATACAACTTTAAAGAAATAGATGTGGATGGCATTAAATTAATCATAGAACCCATAGATATAAATCATGGCAAAATAGTGAGACTAATCAGCACCAACCCTCAGGACTATTTAAATAGTGAACTTTCACCGGGAAAGATTATAGAGTTTAAAATGTAG
- a CDS encoding FtsK/SpoIIIE family DNA translocase, producing MGKMLQNIKNEIRWEICGLLLISAGIIGIFSVYTDAVGILGVLLSRYLKGFSGSAAIITPILIILWGIYCLYRRKNPEFTPRLLGLFIILLMLVWIIHIKLHMSMKGMNFIDRLNKSADLGIKGIGGGILGEMGLSVLFGIFGDTGSYILMGTFCAIGFILTTGSSISALINKIKSKLWVKNINIVTPVENDDKIKVVNMSGANIKNIRLNTTPSKSQEKIDESSIPSVPYDAPIIINNTDIKNLNYTLPPVSLLKKNSSRQNSFSEKELLNNAQVLEKTLESFGVQAKVVQVSCGPTITRFEIQPSPGVKVSRIVSLADDIALSLAAPDVRIEAPIPGKAAIGIEVPNKQVSSVLLRDVIETQEFKTSSKLTIALGKDIGGNPVVADLAEMPHLLIAGATGSGKSVCINTIISSILYKAFPNEVKFLMIDPKVVELTVYNDIPHLLTPVVTDAKKAAAALNWVVMEMEKRYQTFAKEGVRDITRYNELNTDNPLSKVLVIIDELADLMMVSPREVEDSICRLAQMARAAGIHLVVATQRPSVDIITGLIKANIPSRISFAVSSQVDSRTILDVSGAEKLLGKGDMLFFPVGASKPTRIQGAYVSEEEVEKLVDFVKKQKPPAYEKTLSDFKEVETEKKEEETDELFKEALRLVIDSGQASISMLQRRLHIGYSRAARLIDQMEERGFVGGFEGTKPREILISKEQFDRYFNT from the coding sequence ATGGGGAAAATGTTACAAAATATAAAAAATGAGATCAGATGGGAAATATGCGGACTACTGCTAATATCCGCTGGCATAATTGGAATTTTTTCCGTATATACGGATGCGGTGGGTATTTTGGGGGTTTTATTAAGTAGATATTTAAAGGGGTTTTCGGGAAGCGCCGCTATCATAACTCCAATTTTAATAATTTTATGGGGCATTTACTGCCTGTATAGAAGAAAAAATCCGGAGTTCACCCCCAGGTTGCTGGGATTGTTTATTATCCTGCTCATGCTGGTCTGGATTATTCATATAAAACTGCATATGTCGATGAAGGGAATGAATTTCATCGACCGTCTGAATAAAAGTGCCGATTTAGGTATTAAAGGCATTGGAGGCGGAATATTAGGCGAGATGGGTCTTTCCGTTTTATTCGGCATTTTTGGAGATACCGGTTCATACATTTTGATGGGCACTTTTTGCGCCATAGGTTTTATTTTAACTACGGGTAGTTCAATATCCGCTTTAATAAATAAGATAAAAAGCAAATTATGGGTTAAAAACATTAATATTGTTACTCCGGTTGAAAACGATGACAAAATAAAAGTGGTAAATATGTCGGGAGCAAATATAAAAAACATCAGGTTAAATACAACGCCGTCAAAATCCCAAGAAAAAATTGATGAGTCTTCCATTCCATCAGTTCCTTACGACGCGCCGATAATAATAAATAATACTGACATAAAAAATTTGAACTATACCCTGCCGCCGGTTTCATTGCTCAAAAAAAATTCGTCAAGACAGAACTCATTTAGCGAAAAGGAGCTTTTGAACAATGCACAGGTCCTGGAAAAGACTCTGGAAAGTTTTGGAGTTCAGGCAAAAGTCGTGCAGGTTAGCTGCGGCCCAACAATTACCAGATTTGAAATTCAACCCTCACCTGGAGTTAAAGTAAGCAGAATAGTTAGTCTTGCAGACGATATCGCGCTCAGTCTGGCTGCTCCGGATGTGAGAATAGAAGCCCCCATTCCCGGCAAAGCCGCTATAGGTATCGAAGTTCCGAACAAGCAGGTTTCAAGCGTACTTTTGAGAGATGTCATTGAAACTCAAGAATTCAAGACATCTTCAAAGTTGACCATAGCTCTGGGAAAGGACATCGGTGGCAACCCGGTGGTGGCAGACCTGGCGGAAATGCCCCATCTTCTTATTGCCGGAGCAACAGGTTCGGGTAAAAGTGTATGTATTAACACAATTATTTCCAGCATATTATACAAGGCCTTTCCCAACGAAGTTAAATTCCTTATGATTGATCCCAAGGTTGTAGAGCTAACCGTATATAACGATATTCCCCATCTATTGACCCCTGTAGTTACCGATGCTAAAAAAGCTGCCGCTGCGTTAAACTGGGTTGTCATGGAAATGGAAAAAAGGTATCAGACCTTTGCAAAAGAAGGGGTGCGAGATATAACAAGGTATAACGAGCTGAACACGGACAACCCCCTTTCAAAAGTATTGGTAATAATAGACGAACTGGCGGACCTTATGATGGTTTCTCCGAGAGAAGTCGAGGATAGCATATGCAGACTGGCTCAGATGGCGAGGGCCGCGGGTATCCACCTGGTGGTGGCCACTCAAAGGCCTTCGGTCGATATCATAACCGGCCTGATAAAAGCCAATATCCCTTCCCGAATTTCCTTTGCGGTTTCATCCCAGGTTGACTCCAGGACCATCCTCGATGTTTCGGGAGCTGAAAAATTGCTGGGCAAGGGTGATATGTTGTTCTTTCCCGTTGGTGCCTCAAAACCTACCAGGATTCAGGGGGCTTATGTTTCCGAGGAAGAAGTGGAAAAACTTGTGGATTTTGTCAAAAAACAAAAGCCACCGGCTTATGAAAAAACACTGTCAGACTTCAAAGAAGTAGAAACCGAGAAAAAAGAAGAAGAAACCGATGAACTTTTTAAAGAAGCCCTTCGTCTTGTCATTGACAGCGGACAGGCTTCCATATCAATGTTACAGCGCAGGCTCCATATAGGATATTCCCGGGCAGCCAGGTTGATCGACCAGATGGAGGAAAGGGGATTTGTGGGTGGATTTGAAGGAACCAAACCCAGGGAAATATTAATATCAAAAGAACAATTTGACAGATATTTCAACACTTGA
- a CDS encoding helix-turn-helix domain-containing protein has protein sequence MNQSIQEINGTKELGNFLRQAREEKGIQQELIQQVTKIRMKYLQAIENGEFSAIPGGDVYVKGFLKSYAEAVGLEPSTILQQYKKISATKISETQEENPISSIEPSDNENINTMINFKFIGVLVLIIVFGVLLFYGVKFFQNKPAGHLNTDMNHQITPPMQSTDSIPQTNIPEETSTQTKKTMVELVEDTPEKTVYTVWDKIIEVNLEITRDRCWISVKKDGEAAYEGTLRSGDTKSWTASEELVIRVGNPPVVKLKINGQDFGVMGGKTRNIIFKRGD, from the coding sequence ATGAACCAGAGCATCCAGGAAATCAACGGTACTAAAGAATTAGGGAATTTTTTAAGACAGGCAAGAGAAGAAAAAGGTATACAACAGGAGCTAATCCAGCAGGTTACGAAAATTCGCATGAAATATTTACAGGCCATTGAGAATGGCGAATTTTCTGCGATTCCTGGCGGTGATGTATATGTAAAGGGATTCTTAAAAAGCTACGCCGAAGCTGTGGGCCTGGAGCCTTCGACAATACTTCAGCAATACAAAAAAATCAGCGCAACAAAAATCAGTGAAACCCAAGAAGAAAACCCCATTTCATCAATAGAGCCATCAGATAATGAAAATATAAATACAATGATAAATTTTAAATTTATCGGTGTTTTGGTACTCATTATAGTATTTGGGGTTTTATTGTTTTATGGGGTGAAGTTTTTTCAGAACAAACCGGCCGGGCATTTAAATACTGATATGAACCACCAGATAACGCCACCGATGCAAAGCACCGATTCAATACCACAGACAAATATTCCCGAAGAAACTTCAACCCAGACAAAGAAAACAATGGTAGAACTGGTGGAAGATACACCGGAAAAGACGGTATATACTGTTTGGGATAAAATAATAGAGGTTAATCTTGAAATAACCCGGGACAGATGCTGGATATCGGTAAAAAAAGATGGTGAGGCTGCTTATGAAGGTACTCTAAGGTCGGGAGATACAAAAAGCTGGACTGCCAGTGAAGAGTTGGTTATAAGGGTGGGTAATCCACCGGTAGTAAAATTAAAAATAAACGGGCAGGATTTTGGAGTTATGGGAGGAAAAACTAGAAACATAATTTTTAAGAGGGGAGATTGA
- the rimO gene encoding 30S ribosomal protein S12 methylthiotransferase RimO, with product MAIKVGLISLGCDKNLVDSEYMLGILKKNGYIITNDQKEADVIIINTCGFIESAKQESIDTILEMAGLKKHGKCKLLIATGCLAQRYSDELLLEIPELDAVVGTGDFDKIDEIIQQKEPARINLTQNKSFLDYDIDNRLTVYPYIAFVKIAEGCNNCCSYCAIPQIKGAYKSRHINSIKKEVEVLVSRGIREINLVAQDTSNYGEDIYGKPSLPMLLKELEKVEGDFWIRILYAYPNNIDDELLNTIKNSSKVVKYLDIPLQHINDRILKLMNRPMDSRFIKELIEKIRVNIPDITLRTTFIVGFPTETDEEFEELLDFIQNYRFDRLGAFQYSMEEGTFAYTLKPQIPQRIKRERYDKLMLLQKSISRRKNLELKGKLLEVLAENYDPAKNIMVGRSQKDAPFVDGTVKFHCKECKAGHFYTVKIIKALEYDLFGEVVS from the coding sequence GTGGCTATTAAAGTAGGTTTAATTTCCCTCGGGTGCGATAAAAATCTTGTAGATTCAGAATACATGCTGGGAATACTCAAAAAGAATGGTTATATTATTACAAATGATCAGAAGGAAGCTGACGTAATAATCATAAACACCTGTGGCTTTATAGAATCCGCCAAGCAGGAATCAATCGACACCATTTTGGAAATGGCGGGATTAAAAAAGCACGGGAAGTGCAAGCTTCTTATTGCCACCGGATGCCTTGCCCAGCGATATAGTGACGAGCTTCTTTTAGAAATTCCGGAATTGGATGCGGTGGTAGGTACTGGAGATTTCGATAAGATTGATGAGATAATTCAACAAAAAGAACCGGCAAGGATAAATCTTACTCAAAATAAAAGTTTTTTGGATTATGATATTGATAACAGGTTGACGGTTTATCCTTATATTGCTTTTGTAAAAATTGCCGAGGGTTGTAACAACTGTTGTTCTTATTGTGCAATACCGCAAATAAAGGGAGCTTATAAAAGCAGGCATATCAATTCTATAAAAAAAGAAGTGGAGGTTCTGGTATCCCGAGGAATTAGAGAGATAAACCTGGTAGCCCAGGATACGTCCAATTACGGAGAGGATATATACGGCAAACCTTCCCTGCCGATGCTGTTAAAAGAACTGGAGAAAGTTGAGGGCGACTTCTGGATAAGAATATTATATGCATACCCCAACAATATTGACGATGAGTTGTTGAATACCATAAAAAACAGTTCAAAAGTGGTTAAATATCTGGATATACCTCTACAGCATATAAATGACCGTATATTAAAACTCATGAATAGGCCTATGGACAGCCGTTTCATCAAGGAACTCATAGAAAAAATCAGGGTGAATATACCGGATATAACGCTCAGGACTACTTTTATTGTGGGTTTTCCTACTGAAACCGATGAGGAATTTGAAGAGCTTTTGGATTTTATTCAAAATTACAGGTTTGATAGATTGGGAGCATTTCAGTATTCAATGGAAGAAGGGACTTTTGCATATACCCTGAAGCCGCAAATACCGCAAAGAATAAAAAGAGAGAGGTACGACAAATTGATGCTGCTGCAAAAGTCAATTTCCAGAAGAAAAAATTTAGAGCTAAAAGGAAAACTGCTGGAAGTGCTGGCTGAAAATTATGATCCTGCAAAAAATATAATGGTAGGGCGGTCACAAAAAGATGCACCCTTTGTAGATGGTACGGTAAAATTTCACTGCAAGGAATGTAAAGCGGGACATTTTTATACGGTCAAGATAATAAAAGCTCTGGAATATGACCTTTTTGGCGAAGTAGTATCATAG
- a CDS encoding AAA family ATPase — MLLEIGIGLAAGFVIYLLINGINVLPLIVMLVFAYILYNFLDKNNFLKNNSKVIVGDNNITFDQIGGQDVAKNELREALDFIRNYDEVKKMGIRPLKGILLTGAPGTGKTLMAKAATSYIDSVFVSASGSEFIEMYAGVGAQRVRQLFESARNMARKMSKKHGVVFIDEIEVIAGTRGKHTSHLEYDQTLNQLLVEMDGISSNEDVNILVIAATNRPDILDPAILRPGRFDRVVRVDLPDKDGRLEILKLHTKDKPLADNVDLEQIAKETFGFSGAHLENLCNEAAILAMRAKEDKIHQTHFIEAIDKVIMGEKLSRKPTDEERKRIAVHECGHALISERFNPNSVSTITITSRGQALGYMRQKSEDDIYLYTKQYLESQIAVALAGATAEEIVLGNSSTGAANDFEQAVNLAKRMIFSGMSELGVVDRDSIPPEELHKEISNIVTSQKNHVFNLLKENEDVLQKISEYLIENEKIDGDTFRNYLKDFRAA; from the coding sequence ATGTTACTGGAAATAGGTATAGGCTTGGCCGCAGGTTTTGTAATATATCTTCTTATAAATGGTATCAATGTTTTACCTTTGATAGTTATGCTTGTGTTTGCTTATATTCTATACAACTTCCTGGATAAAAACAATTTTTTAAAAAATAATTCAAAGGTCATAGTCGGTGACAACAACATAACCTTCGATCAGATAGGTGGTCAGGATGTGGCTAAAAATGAACTCAGGGAAGCACTGGATTTCATAAGAAATTATGACGAGGTAAAAAAAATGGGAATCCGGCCTCTCAAGGGAATATTGCTGACAGGGGCTCCCGGTACCGGTAAAACCCTTATGGCCAAAGCTGCTACATCATATATTGATTCGGTTTTTGTGTCTGCATCGGGGAGCGAATTTATCGAAATGTATGCCGGGGTCGGTGCCCAGCGGGTTAGACAGCTATTTGAAAGTGCCAGAAACATGGCGCGAAAGATGTCTAAGAAACATGGAGTTGTGTTCATTGACGAGATTGAAGTCATCGCAGGAACCAGAGGCAAGCACACCAGTCACCTGGAATATGACCAGACTTTAAACCAACTGCTGGTGGAAATGGATGGCATCTCTTCCAATGAAGATGTGAATATACTGGTTATTGCAGCCACAAACCGGCCGGATATCCTGGATCCCGCCATACTGAGGCCAGGCAGGTTTGATAGGGTCGTCAGGGTAGATCTTCCGGATAAGGATGGAAGGTTAGAAATTTTAAAATTACACACAAAAGATAAACCCCTGGCCGATAATGTGGATTTAGAACAAATTGCAAAAGAAACCTTCGGCTTTTCCGGCGCTCACCTGGAAAACCTTTGCAATGAAGCTGCAATACTGGCCATGAGGGCCAAAGAGGATAAAATACATCAAACACATTTTATTGAAGCCATAGATAAAGTTATTATGGGTGAAAAGCTTAGCAGAAAACCTACCGATGAGGAAAGAAAACGCATTGCGGTTCATGAATGTGGTCATGCCCTTATCAGTGAACGGTTTAATCCCAACTCTGTTTCCACGATTACAATAACTTCCAGAGGGCAGGCATTGGGTTATATGAGGCAAAAATCCGAAGATGACATTTATTTATATACAAAGCAGTATCTTGAATCTCAGATTGCGGTAGCACTGGCGGGTGCTACAGCGGAGGAAATTGTGCTCGGAAATAGCAGCACTGGGGCGGCCAACGATTTTGAGCAGGCGGTAAACTTAGCTAAAAGAATGATCTTTTCTGGCATGTCTGAGCTGGGAGTGGTAGACAGGGATTCGATCCCGCCGGAAGAACTCCATAAGGAAATAAGTAATATTGTAACTAGTCAGAAAAACCATGTATTTAATCTATTGAAAGAAAATGAAGATGTTTTGCAAAAGATATCGGAGTATTTAATAGAAAACGAAAAAATAGACGGTGACACCTTCAGGAATTATTTGAAAGATTTCAGGGCAGCATAA
- a CDS encoding competence/damage-inducible protein A: MRAETIAVGSELLLGQISNTNAQIISRALQEIGVDVYYHTCVGDNEERIKQVFKIALERSDVIIFTGGLGPTLDDLTKETVSSFLNLPLQLDEPSLERIKDYFKKKGKPMTQNNYKQALLPEGSSPILNRKGTAPGVLLKYGEKIIIMLPGPPFEMEPMLTESVIPYLAKSSQNTIFSRVLKFYEIGESLLEEKIKDLIVGQSNPTIAPLAKMGEVTLRITAKAEDIETARNLIRPVEEEIVKRVGQYLYGFDNESIEEIVAGLLLTSKKSISIAESCTGGLMAHKLTNIPGISEVFERGVVSYSNRAKQELLNVKAETLGEYGAVSEQTAMEMAQGIRITANTDIGVSITGIAGPGGGSPEKPVGLVYIGYADSKTVIVEKHLFTGDRMDIKQRSVDAALHMVRRMLKGSGD, encoded by the coding sequence ATGAGAGCAGAAACCATAGCTGTAGGTTCGGAATTGCTTTTAGGGCAAATTAGCAATACCAATGCCCAGATAATCTCAAGAGCATTGCAGGAAATAGGAGTTGATGTTTATTATCATACCTGCGTGGGAGACAACGAAGAAAGGATTAAACAGGTCTTTAAAATAGCCCTGGAACGCTCCGATGTCATTATATTCACGGGCGGTCTGGGGCCTACATTGGATGACCTGACAAAAGAGACCGTATCTTCATTTTTAAACCTGCCTCTTCAACTTGATGAACCTTCCCTGGAAAGGATTAAAGATTACTTTAAAAAAAAGGGAAAACCCATGACGCAAAATAACTATAAGCAGGCCCTCCTTCCGGAAGGTTCATCACCCATTTTAAACAGAAAAGGTACTGCCCCGGGGGTACTGCTAAAATATGGAGAAAAAATAATCATCATGTTGCCTGGGCCTCCCTTTGAAATGGAGCCAATGCTAACAGAATCGGTGATCCCATATCTTGCAAAGTCGAGCCAAAATACTATTTTCTCCAGAGTTTTAAAATTTTATGAAATAGGAGAATCGCTTCTGGAAGAAAAAATAAAGGATTTGATTGTTGGCCAGTCCAATCCAACCATAGCTCCCCTTGCCAAAATGGGTGAAGTAACCCTTAGAATTACCGCTAAAGCCGAAGATATAGAAACCGCCAGAAATTTGATAAGGCCGGTGGAAGAGGAGATAGTAAAAAGAGTGGGACAGTACCTTTACGGTTTTGATAATGAGAGTATAGAAGAGATAGTTGCCGGGCTACTGCTAACCAGCAAAAAAAGTATTTCTATTGCAGAATCATGTACAGGCGGCCTGATGGCCCATAAACTTACGAATATCCCGGGCATATCCGAAGTCTTTGAAAGAGGCGTGGTTTCTTATAGCAACAGGGCCAAGCAGGAATTACTTAACGTGAAAGCAGAAACCCTTGGAGAATATGGCGCGGTCAGTGAGCAAACCGCCATGGAAATGGCTCAGGGAATAAGGATTACTGCCAACACCGATATAGGAGTTTCTATAACCGGTATAGCGGGACCCGGCGGGGGATCTCCTGAAAAACCAGTGGGATTGGTTTATATAGGTTATGCGGATTCAAAAACTGTTATTGTTGAAAAGCACCTTTTTACAGGGGATAGAATGGATATAAAGCAGCGTTCGGTGGATGCAGCACTACATATGGTAAGGAGAATGCTCAAAGGTTCAGGTGATTGA